The sequence below is a genomic window from Carassius carassius chromosome 45, fCarCar2.1, whole genome shotgun sequence.
gggcattgaggctatgagttgctgaagttttgctgttggaatttggtcccattcttgccttatatagatttccagctgctgaagagtgcgtggtcatctttgacgtatttttcgtttaatgatgcgccaaatgttctctataggtgaaagagtccaggttagcacccggactcttctacgacgaagccatgctgttgttatagctgcagtatgtggttttgcattgtcctgctgaaataaacaaggccttccctgaaatagacgttgtttggacggaagcatatgttgctctaaaacctttatatacctttcagcattcacagagccttccaaaacatgcaagctgcccataccgtatgcacttatgcacccccataccatcagagatgctggcttttgaactgaacgctgataacatgctggaaggtctccctcctctttagcccggaggacacggcgtccgtgatttccaacaagaatgtcaaatttggactcgtctgaccataaaacactattccactttgaaatagtccattttaaatgagccttggcccacaggacacgacggcgcttctggaccatgttcacatatggcttcctttttgcatgatagagctttagttggcatctgctgatggcacggcggattgtgtttaccgacagtggtttctgaaagtattcctgggcccatttagtaatgtcattgacacaatcatgccgatgagtgatgcagtgtcgtctgagagcccgaagaccacgggcatccaataaaggtctccggccttgtcccttacgcacagagatttctccagtttctctgaatcttttgatgatgttatgcactgtagatgatgagattttcaaagcctttgcaatttgacgttgaggaacattgtttttaaagttttccacaatttttttacacagtctttcacagattggagagcctctgcccatctttacttctgagagactctgcttctctaagacaaagcttttatagctaatcatgttacagacctgatatcaattaacttaattaatcactagatgttctcccagctgaatcttttcaaaactgcttgcttttttagccatttgttgcccccgtgccaacttttttgagacctgtagcaggcaataaattttaaatgagctaattaagtggataaaagtgtaaaatttctcagtttaaacatttgctacgttatctatgttctattgtgaataaaatattggctcatgtgatttgaaattcctttagttttcattttattaaaatttaaaaaacgtcccaacttttccggaattcgggttgtatatcacctttgcatcaaagtacaaaaaaaaaaaaagttaacgcTAACAGTTTTTCTAATGAAGTGTCTAAGAGAGGGACGGTGAATTTGACATCGTTTTCTTTTCTGACTGCTCTCTCAATTGTTTTCCTTGAAAACAtgagtttttcttttgctgtttgagcaaatgggaatgcaaaaaatGCGGTACTCTCCCATTTACTGCCCTCAAACTTTAACCAACTATGCCGACTTCCGCTGCTGAGAAATGTGAAAAAGGTTTATAGTAAGTAAATCCACCTCACCAACTAATTACTATTAAACAGCGAGGCTATATAGAGCTACTGCAAAAATGCAAGTTCAAAGACTATATTTTAAAGATGGCCGCGCACTTTCTCTGATGCATAAGGATACTCCGCATAGATATATAGCCTACTCACTGATCTAGCCAgagaaataagctttttataacgCTGTTTGAGCTAAGGGACAACATTTATGGCAGTTAttttcagatttctttggtgatttcaaacATGACATTTTATTGTAAGCTTAGTGaaaagttttggagaatttgatgtttccccatttgATAGGTGTTTCAAAGATGGCTGCCTAGTGATATGACTTGTCCTAAAGGGACTTTGACATGGTTAAGTACATACAATTTTCCTCGTGAAGCCAAATTTGCTAATAAAGAACCATTTTAGGAGTGTGTGTATGCTGCTACAAACATACGTCGGGCGTCCCAGTAATCCGGATCGTGCTCTTTGATTGTAGGCGGTGTAAATGCGTCTTTCTTGCTGTGGACGTCTACTGTAGGTTAAATACCAAAGAAACCAGAGAGAAAGTGTGAATAGCAGTGTTTTGATAAGAAAACGGCAGCTAAAAGGCTGGAATACAATATTTGTATGTACAGATTTAATTCCATCCAATTGAAAGAGGACATACGTGTTTTGTATTTTGGGGCAATTTTACAacacattatttttatgttttatttttcctttgcAAGCATCTACAAAGTCGCTAAGTGTATACCTAGTGTAAAAGTCATGTAATGTATTCCAGCCTTAATGTGCTCTGTACACAACAACCCAAGACTACTAATTCAATTTTTACATCCTGTCTAATTTAGGCCATATGAAATTTAAGGTAAAGTATGCATTATGCTCATGATTTCTATGTGGTTTCTTCTCCACGCTCAAGATCTGGTCTCAAGTCCTTCTTTAATGTAAGTGTGtgggattttttttaacaatgtttacACTCCTCAGGAAGTCAGTCAACCAGTGACTTATAATTAGACCCACTCTCATTCTGAGTTTACAAACAGGTCCAAAGATTTCAAGATCTTAAATTAGCTCAGAAGGTTTTAATTGTAAGTGTGTTGTGTTGTATTTGTTGTTATACCATGGTCTGGGCCAATGGGTTTCTCAGTCTCGGTTTCCTTTGGATCTGTTGGAAATACTGAGCACAGAGACTGTATTTAAAGACTTTTGAAGACCACAATagcatttactttaaaataataatgtgttgAAGGTTGTGTAAACATACACGTGTCCCATCCCAGCTCCCGCATCagtttctcctcctcttcctccatggTTGACTTTCTGGTTGGTTTAGTTGTTTTAGTCATTGGTGTTGTGGTGGGCTTCGGTGCTTTTGGCTTTTTGGTGGGTTTTGGAGGCTTGGGTTTCTTGGTGGGCTTTGGGGGCTTGGGTTTCTTTGTTGGTTTTGGGGGTTTGGGTTTTTTGGTGGGCTTCGGTTTCTTAGCTTTGGCTTCCTTCTCAGCCGCCTTCTTTGCCTTGGCTAGACAATAAATGAGGAAATGATAACCACTGTCATGTAAGTTTGGGTTGTTTTTCTATACCCTTAATTCACCGAAAACTGgccaaaaattaattaattacatgcaTAAAGGCTCTAACGAAAAGTCCTGCTGACAAACAAAAAAGATGGTGTTTTATCTTCACATGGAGGAGTCACACTGACATGTTGGAATTATGTCAAACATAGTTGTACACATTTAACAAATCAAAGCTTTTATAAAGTTTtacagttgtcataaactgctGAAAACACTCTGACGGTGAAAGCAAAGCTTGAAATACTATCTGATTAAATCCAGATCAttgtaaacataaataaatcactGCTTAGCGTGGATGAATTACTACCCAAGCATGTTTAAAGGCTTACTGTCAGCACAGAGTTACCGAAatatctttttaatatatttctaatgttttttttctagacATGTAATGAGATTACATGTAAATTAATACTGAAAATGGTGACTTTATGCTTTTGCTTCAGAGGAAAACATGCAGTAATGTGTTAGTGTCTCAATAATAATCCACATTCATTTTACAGCTTTATACTGTAGGACAAATTGGCTCAGAATATTTGGGAGAATCGTGTGAGACTAAGTTGATACTTCAATGCAAGATGATTGAGATCTTCGGAGCTATAAAAGAGCAATAATTAACTCCCTCAGGATGCTGTGCAACTTCCTTTTGTTGATGATTTTCAGGCCATGCGACTGAAGGAgagctgtcacacacacacacacacacacacacacactgctgtctcaaacagatcagatttaagcGAGTGTTTCAATTCAAACCAAATGTCGGCTCCgtctctcttcctgtctgtgtTTCTCAAACCTCACAGGACAGAGAAGCCTGTAGAAGGTTTGTTTTCGTATTCAAGACCCGTAATGTTTTCAAAAACCATCTGTGATTCTCATTCAACCCTTTCCTAGCCCAAAACTGTAATTTCTTTCCCACATGCCCCCTTCATCACAGTTTTTTTCCAGATGAaagacaaaaagaagaaaaaaaaaacagcagcagaAAGTATGTCAGTGGACTGACCAGTCATGGTTTCActaaaaaaatgttgcataacCTCAAAGGAGCCAGCAAAGCTTTTGGTTAAGCCAGCTATCTGTCATCATGAAAAAGCACAGCCTTCTTCTCCTACATGAAACTAGGCTGCATCCACCAAAAACCTCACCAAATACAGTCTAAATGTCTTATTCTACTAAATGTTCAGCATTTTATAAAACAACTCACCAGCTAATAGCTCCTCAGGTGTCTTTTTTTTACCCTTCGGTTTTTGTTTTTCAACCATCTCCTCTTCTCCAGGTTCATCCATCTGAGTGTCTTCTGAAAATCCATCCTGTAGATCTCTTTTTGAATTAATCCCACTGTTTTGGCTCAGTTGGATGCTTCTTGTTCTCTGGTTGGGCTTGGCAGCATTAACCAACTCTTCATTGATAACCAATGTCAAAATCCAGCACAGAGCAAACAAAGCTGCACACAGAGGAAGCCTCGGTGCCTGCATGCTCCTCTGCAGTCTTCTACACCAAATTCTTCTACAGTTTAGAGATGGTGTCTTTTTCAATGCCAAGTGTTTTGGAACAACAAAAGCTAGTCAGCCGGGACTCGTCAGATAGTCTAGTTCATCCAAATGTTTGGAGACTGCTGGAGATGGAATCAGTGGAGCTAGCGTGGAGGTCGCATGTAATGTGGATTGTGGCAGTTTTTCCTCTCTTCTAGTGGAATGGAATTCCGCTGACATCCCCCTCTGAGTGAGTGAGGAGGAGGACAAAACCCACAGAGAAAAAGAGGAGGAgactgagagggagagagagggaggtaaGTACACTTTCAACCCTTTCAAAGattttttgctcaccaaggctgcatatttTAGATCAAAATTACACATAGAacgataatattgtgaaatattattacaatttagaatagatgttttctattgtaatatattttattcaaagctgaattttcagcatacttagtgacacatgatccttcagaaatcattgtaatataatcaagaaacatatctgattattgttgaaaacagttacgCTGCtacatattttttgtggaaaaactgatacatttaatttttcaggattctttttcaggattcaaaagaacagcatttattcgaaataggatcttttgtaacattatatatatcaCATTACAATAATTAGATGTTTAGGATAATGTGTTTGCTAAAACTTAATAATTCTTAAAATTGGcatatatattttctttgaaGAGAGTCTTGTTTGCAGAAATAGCACTCTATCAGTTGTTctttctgtatatatttttttctcttaatcTTCAGTGGTTTTCGAGCATGTTTGCCTTGAAgagctaatattttttttttaagactccATTTCTGCTTCGACTGGCATGAAGCAAACTGATTCACAATctggaaaattaaaaaaacgtctaTATGGTTCTCTCAAAACCATGAAAAGCAACTATTTATTGATGTGCCAGCGGACATTTAATGTTAATCGAGTCCATGtgcagaaatacagacagatgtGTTCCTGTTTGACTCATTTGGAGTAATTTCAAACGTTTGCTCATGTTCATCATCTTCTTCCATCATGAGCCAGACTGTAGCTGTGAGTCACTTCTGTGCTTATCATTTGATTTCCTGTCTGACACATCTTTCTGCTCTCCATATGAAAATCAGTCTGCTTTTAATTCAGTCGTTTATGAGTTAtgttcttttttacatttaagtagaaagactgatATTGTATTATAActaaaaatgtacacattttcacacacacacacacacacacacacacatttgtttttgtgaaagggTTCATCCCATacgcgtaatggtttttatactgtacaaactgtatattctatggccctacaccaaccatacaactaaccctaaccctcacaggaaactttgtgcatttttacttgctcaaaaaaaaaaaaaaatactcattctgtatggtttataagtgttttgaaaaatggggacatgggttattgtcctcataagtcaccctctccttgtaatacctgtgtcatacccatgtcattatacagagttgtgtcctgatatgttacAAAACACGCCcacaaaaactactaaaaatcaaTGTTTAGAGTGTAAATATCAGCGTCGACAGGGATGCACGTGGGCAGGTGCGCATGCgcgaataaaataaaacatgcgcTGTAGAACAATAATTTCGGGTCATTTGTGTACCAACAGCTGTTAATACCATATCACCGGTTTATATTGACTAAAATTCCatttaaactaaaagcatacatttaGGTTACGTGCGGCCGGTTTAAAAACTGTGACACTTTTTTAAATGACGCGCTTCACTTTCttctgtgtttaaaaaaaaatatctggctAATTTTAGGTTTGaaaattattaaagttaatataaaatctaataaagtaaaaaaaaaataaaaaaataaaacgcaAATATTTAGTATTAAGTATTTTTTGTGTAGCctactgtaaaaaatacttttaaattaagTGAAGTGAGCCTATGTGTAAGACTTCCGGTTCATTAGCCACGGGAAATAATGAGAAGAAGAATAACGTGCACTAAACGGTCAAACTGTTTGCATTACAAACCAGTGTGTGCTcataagataatacattaaactGATATggtaaaacacacattttcaatattaaacagcaaaatgAGCGGTTTTATACCGCTAAAAAAAGCTGGATAgtagtcaataatgcaaaaaaatataaactttattgTGCCTCTTACATTCACTTACTTTTAAAATGTGgtataaaatacaaatgtaaaagacattatacatattattacaaaaaaaaaagacattaaatattacattaaatatattgctAGTGTTCATTCATTCCCTAAAATAAACTTTTCTTCAACGGAAATGCTTCAAGAACATTTAAGGGTtctaatttacagattttaaaattcttGATTCTTCAGGATCAGTCTCTTGGTCTCATCCCAAAAGAAGCAGACAGTAAAATGAGATCAGAACATCACGAGGGTGTGGTGATGGTGAGGTGGTGTGTAATAATGCACAGGGTTTGCGTGATGTCCAGGCAGCGCATAAATACAAGAGTTTTGCATGAACGCTGGATGTGCGCAGTGCTTCTGCTCCTCTCCTCCATGACCTTCTTGTTCCTTTTTCCATTTGGTGCGTCGGTTCTGGAACCAGATCTTGACCTGTGTTTCGGACAGACGGAGGGCCGTGGCGATGCAGTGGCGCTCAAACACTGACAGATAGTGGCTGTTCTGGAAGCTTCGCTCCAGGATGCGCAGCTGATCCAGTGTGAACGCTGTGCGGATCCGCTTCGATTTCCCCTTCGCGACGGAAACACTGTTTGAATCAGC
It includes:
- the pnx gene encoding homeobox protein pnx isoform X2, with the translated sequence MDTLEETVRMHEETGNSPVLGKTSFSIADILDPSKFTGKHDETHVNTRENSNSAKTTESENPADSNSVSVAKGKSKRIRTAFTLDQLRILERSFQNSHYLSVFERHCIATALRLSETQVKIWFQNRRTKWKKEQEGHGGEEQKHCAHPAFMQNSCIYALPGHHANPVHYYTPPHHHHTLVMF
- the pnx gene encoding homeobox protein pnx isoform X1 — its product is MDTLEETVRMHEETGNSPVLGKTSFSIADILDPSKFTGKHDETHVNTRENSICSLANKDSAKTTESENPADSNSVSVAKGKSKRIRTAFTLDQLRILERSFQNSHYLSVFERHCIATALRLSETQVKIWFQNRRTKWKKEQEGHGGEEQKHCAHPAFMQNSCIYALPGHHANPVHYYTPPHHHHTLVMF